Proteins from one Leptospiraceae bacterium genomic window:
- a CDS encoding class I SAM-dependent methyltransferase, which produces MSERNKGFYKFLFLPFVYRFFIWIIGADALRAVMTKLYIKPSKGDKVLDIGCGTGEMLDHLNDVSYYGYDINSDYIESARKKYGHKGSFFCEEVNTLAVSDAEYNITLAIGLLHHLNDEECKRLFELAFASLKKNGRLITLDGVYTEDQSFLARYFVSRDRGKHIRTVSEYTRLAKMVFSDVEVHTQNKILRLPYTHIILICKK; this is translated from the coding sequence ATGTCAGAGAGAAACAAGGGATTTTATAAATTCTTATTTTTACCGTTTGTGTATCGTTTTTTTATTTGGATCATTGGGGCGGACGCGTTACGAGCAGTAATGACAAAGCTCTATATAAAGCCATCTAAAGGAGACAAAGTATTAGACATTGGCTGTGGAACGGGCGAAATGCTCGATCATCTAAATGATGTTTCGTATTATGGGTATGATATAAATTCAGATTATATTGAATCTGCCAGAAAGAAGTATGGACACAAAGGAAGTTTCTTTTGTGAAGAAGTAAATACATTAGCCGTAAGTGATGCAGAATATAATATTACTTTAGCGATTGGACTTTTACATCATTTGAATGATGAAGAATGTAAAAGATTATTTGAACTAGCTTTTGCTTCTCTTAAAAAAAATGGAAGACTGATTACGTTGGACGGAGTATATACAGAAGACCAGTCTTTTTTAGCTCGTTATTTTGTGAGCCGAGATAGAGGAAAGCATATTCGAACAGTGAGCGAATACACACGATTAGCCAAAATGGTTTTTAGTGATGTAGAAGTGCATACACAAAATAAAATACTACGACTTCCTTATACACATATCATTCTAATTTGTAAAAAATGA